One window from the genome of Bufo bufo chromosome 4, aBufBuf1.1, whole genome shotgun sequence encodes:
- the LOC120999710 gene encoding oocyte zinc finger protein XlCOF6.1-like, with protein MEEWEYLEEHKDLYKDIMMENHQSLTSPDEDGMSDSNGHLHLSSCHEAEDNNTTQANSIAPNQPSVLHGGDLSTDTAGHKKPSPDQSLIGKQITGHNWEEIFSHGKHFEKKSNLSLHETNHRDQRAFSCLECGKSFTRKFILVEHQRIHTGEKPHLCPQCGKCFSRKSDFDRHQRTHTGKKPFSCLECGKCFIQKSDFDRHQRTHTGEKPFPCSECGKRFSQKSRLVEHLRVHTGEKPFSCSECGTCFTHKSALLHHQRTHKTEKTFLCSECGACFVNNTNHQISQCGACFSQTHTEEKPFSCSECDKCFSRKSSLVEHLRIHTGVKPFSCPECGKCFSQKLYLHRHQRVHTGVKPFSCSECGKCFIQKSDLDRHHRTHTGEKPYSCSECGKCFSQKLYLNRHQRTHTGEKPFYVLNVGSVFIRNEHLGAI; from the coding sequence ATGAAGACGGGATGAGCGACTCCAATGGACACCTCCATTTATCTTCATGTCATGAAGCAGAAGATAACAATACCACACAAGCTAATTCAATAGCTCCTAATCAACCCTCAGTCCTTCATGGGGGAGATCTATCCACCGATACCGCTGGTCACAAGAAACCttcacctgatcaatcactgattGGCAAACAAATAACCGGACATAACTGGGAGGAAATATTTTCACATGGGAAACATTTTGAAAAGAAATCTAACCTTTCTTTGCATGAGACAAATCACAGAGATCAAAGGGCATTTTCATGCttagaatgtggaaaatcttttacCAGGAAATTCATTCTAGtagaacatcagagaattcacacaggggagaagccacatTTATGTCcacaatgtggaaaatgttttagtcGGAAATCGGATTTTGATAGAcaccagagaactcacacaggaaagaaaccattttcatgcttagaatgtgggaaatgttttattcaaAAATCGGATTTTgatagacatcagagaactcacacaggggagaagccgtttccatgttcagaatgtgggaagcgttttagtcagaaatcacgtcttgtggaacatctaagagtccacacaggagagaagccattttcatgttccgaATGTGGAACATGTTTTACTCATAAATCCGCTCTGCTTcatcatcagagaactcacaaaaCAGAGAAAACGTTTCTATGCTCAGAATGTGGAGCATGTTTTGTCAATAACACAAATCATCAGATTTCACAATGCGGGGCATGTTTTAGTCAAACTCACACAgaagagaaaccattttcatgttctgaatgtgataAGTGTTTTAGTCGGAAATCCTCTCTGGTGGAACatctaagaattcacacaggagtgaaaccattttcatgccctgaatgtgggaaatgttttagtcaaaAATTATATCTTCATAgacatcagagagttcacacaggagtgaaaccattttcatgctcagaatgtgggaaatgttttattcaaAAATCAGATCTTGATAGACATcatagaactcacacaggagagaagccatattcatgttcagaatgtggaaaatgttttagtcAAAAATTATATCTTAATaggcatcagagaactcacacaggagagaaaccattttatgtcctgaatgtgggaagtgttttcatCAGAAATGAACATTTGGGGGCAATCTAA